The Geovibrio ferrireducens genome contains the following window.
GCTGGCAAAGCACAGAGAGTTTCTTTTAACATGGTACGACAGGTTTTTTGAAGCCAGACTGAACAATGCATACCTCGCATACCTCGAAAAATTCGGCAATCTCCAGAAGAAATATGAAATAGACTATGAATGGATAAACGCCATGATGAGCTATATCCGCCTGTGGATTCACGAACGTATTTTTCAGAGTCTGGACGATGACGTGTACAGAAAAAATATTCTCTTAAGCGTTCATAAATTTATGGATATAAATGTTGATGCCGTCAATTACGCTTTCTGCGAAAACAAAATCAGGGAATATACATCTATATTCAGTATAAAGAACTTTGTGGTTTCCGTTTCGGAGAAGTTTTCCTTCCTCATGCACACGCTGATGGTGGGCATACTGATCATAATGACGGCCGCCGCCGCTGTGCTCTTCGGGATTGAGATACTGCATCTGCTGGAGGAAAACGCGGACAAGGTTCTTATTACCGCTCTGGGCTCGCTGCTTATTATCTGGGTTCTGGTGGAGCTTCTCCACACGGAGATCCAGATGCTGAAAGGGGGCAAGTTCAAGATAAGCATTTTCAT
Protein-coding sequences here:
- a CDS encoding phosphate-starvation-inducible PsiE family protein is translated as MKYYKNLQKSYDVAEDDLRNIASLKEIMEKHKEDFVRDVFESFTKKFRLPDSVYPVVLAKHREFLLTWYDRFFEARLNNAYLAYLEKFGNLQKKYEIDYEWINAMMSYIRLWIHERIFQSLDDDVYRKNILLSVHKFMDINVDAVNYAFCENKIREYTSIFSIKNFVVSVSEKFSFLMHTLMVGILIIMTAAAAVLFGIEILHLLEENADKVLITALGSLLIIWVLVELLHTEIQMLKGGKFKISIFIGVALIAFIRDLLIITLKHETSNPMTYGFVLVSIAVLGVIYWMITKTEK